Part of the Paenibacillus sp. FSL R7-0273 genome is shown below.
AATAAGCAGCCCGCCCGGTAGCTTCACCTTCCAGCTCCGGCGGCCGGGTCAGCGCATGATAGATCGGGTCTGTGTTTCCGGCAGCCAGCGCCTGCTCCACCAGGTATTCAATGACATCCCCGTTCTCGGCATGGACCATTACCAGCGCACCCTCCCGCTTGGCGGCCTGTAGCGTCTTAAACAGCACGCCGTCATCAGCCTGGAAGGTATTCTTATAAGCCATAAACACCTTCAGCGAGGTAATGCCCTCCTGCTCGATAATCTGCGGCAGCTCGCCAAGCACCCGGTCATTCAGCTCGGATACCATCAGGTGGAAGCTGTAGTCAATCACAGCCCTGTCCTGCGATTTGTTGTGCCACGTATCCACAGCGCTCTGCAGCGGCTGGCCCTTGGTAGTCAGGCAGAAATCAATTACGGTTGTTGTACCGCCGTAGGCAGCAGCAATCGTCCCGCTCTCGAAGTCATCGGCGGTAACCGTTCCGCCAAAAGGCATATCCAGATGGGTGTGCGGATCAATCCCGCCGGGGAATACATAGCAGCCGGAAGCATCCACAATTTCAGCACCCGGCACTTCCAGATTCAGGCCGATCCCGGCTACAATTCCGTTCTCAATCAGGATATCCGCAGTATACGTATCTGCAGCAGTGACGATAGTGCCGTTTTTGATGATTTTCGCCATCCTAGACCACCTCCGCTTCTGAATATGAGCCGTTCAGGGTGCTGATTACCTGCTGCCGCTGGTTCCAGGTCATCGGCGCTGCCCCGCTGTCCAGCGCAATCATATCTATCGCACCGTCAGCCGGACAGACAATCGAGCACAGGTTGCAGCCTACACAGTCCTCCTCACGCACCTGCAGAACCGCCTTGCCGTCAGCATTCGTGAGCATATCAATACATTGATGCGAGGCATCCTCGCAGGCAATATGGCACTTGTTGCAGTTAATGCAATTGTCTTCATTGATTCGCGCAACGACTTTATAATTAAGATCCAGGTCACCCCAGTTAGAGTATTTCGGCACCGATTTGCCGGTCAGCTCTGTTACCGAAGCAAGCCCCTTGTCATCCAGATAGTTGTTGAGGCCGTCTATCATTTCCTCCACGATCCGGAAGCCGTGATGCATCACCGCCGTGCAGACCTGGATGCCGGTTGCACCCATGAGCATGAACTCGACTACATCCTGCCAGGTGGAAATGCCGCCGATCCCCGATATCGGTATGCCGACACCGCGGTCGCGGGCACATTCAGCCACCATGCTCAGGGCAATCGGCTTGACTGCGGGGCCGCAATAGCCGCCGTGAGCGCCCTGGCCGCCGACATGCGGAATGGTATTCCAGCTGTGAATGTCCACTCCGGCCAGGCTGTTAATCGTATTGATCAGGCTGATCGCATCTGCGCCGCCTTTTGCTGCATGACGGGCAACCACGGTAATGTCCGTAATGTTGGGCGTAAGCTTCACAATTACCGGTGTAGTCGCCACTTCCTTCACCCAGGTCGTCTGTGCCTGCACCAGGTCAGGCTGCTGCCCGGAGGCAGCGCCCATGCCGCGCTCGGCCATGCCGTGCGGGCAGCCAAAGTTGAGCTCCAGCCCGTCAACCCCGACAGCCTCCACCCTTTTTACAATCTCATGCCACTTCTCCCGTTTCGGCTCCACCATCAGGGAGGCAATCACCGCATGATCAGGGAATCTCTTTTTTGTTTCGTAAATTTCCTTGAGGTTCACTTCCAGCGGACGGTCCGTAATCAGCTCAATATTGTTGAATCCTGCCACGCGCTGCCCGTTGAAATGAACCGCTGCAAAACGCGACGAGGTGTTGATAATCGGATCACCCAGCGTCTTCCATACCGCGCCTCCCCACCCGGCCTCGAAAGCCCGCTGGACCTGATAGCCCGTATTGGTAGGCGGCGCTGAGGCCAGCCAGAACGGATTGGGTGATTTAATTCCTGCTAGATCAATTCGCAGATCTGCCATAGTTGTTCCCTCCCTGTCATATGTAGTCCGGGGATAGCCGCCGGGCCTGCACTGCATATTCCTTCCTGTCTGTCCGGCAGAGGCAGAGGCGGCAGCGGTTATACCGCAGAACCGACCACGCTGTCCTGCAGACCGGATAATTGCTTCACTATCGCGTAGGCCGCATCCTTACCCTGCTGGGCTGCCGATACCACCATTGCCTCACCGTTGCCTGAGCCGAAGACGATATCGCCCGCCGCATAAATCATCGGATCTGAGGTCCGGCCCGTCTTCGGGTCAATGCTGACCACGCCTCGGTCATGCTCCAGGCCGAGGGATTCAATCAGACCGGTCCGCCGCTTCTGCCCGATTGCTATGACCACAGCATCGACCGGCATTATGAATTCCGAGCCTTCAACAGGCATCGGTGTCAGCCGCCCGTCCTTGCCCGTCTCCCCGGTCAGCTTCATCTGTACGCATTCAAGCCCGGTTACATTGCCCAGCTCATCGCCGACAATGCGCTTCGGCAGTGTCAGCCAGCTGAATTCTACGCCCTCCTGCTTGGCGAATTCGTATTCAAAGTCGTAAGCGGTCATCTCGCTGCGGGTGCGGCGGTAGACCATTTTGACATTAGCTGCCCCGAGCCTCACCGAGCAGGTCGCCGCATCGATCGCAGTGTTGCCTGCGCCAATAACTGCAACGCGCTGTCCCATCAGCTCCAGCGTTGGGATACCCGTCTTGGTCGTCTCCACCAGTTCAATGGCATCATAGACACCGGACAGCTTCTCCCCTTCAATCCCGAGCGGCGGGACATAGCCCATTCCGGCAGCAAGCACAATGGCGTCATATTCACCCCTGAGCTGCTCTGCCGTAACATCAACGCCGATTTTGACCCCGGTACGGATCTCCACACCCAGCTTCTCCACCTGCTCCACCTCCCACAGCGATATGGACTGCGGAAGCCGGAAGGAGACGATGCCGTGCGTATTCAGCCCGCCGGCCAGCTGCTTAGCCTCATACACCACTACAGCAAAGCCTTCACGCGCCAGCTCTCTGGCAGCAGATAAGCCGGCCGGACCGCCGCCGATCACAGCGACCCTTTTACCGTTAGGCACACCGGCCTTGAACAGCTGAGCACCGCTATTGACGGCCCAGTCCGTAGCATAACGCTGCAGCAGCCCGATCTGTATCGGCGCCGAGGCATCATTCAGCACGCAGGCCCCCTCACAGAGCTCTTCAGTCGGACAAACCCGCGCACAGCTGGCACCTACCGGATTAGACTCCATAATGGTCATAGCTGAGCCCTTGAGATTGTCAGTGGCAATCCGCTTGATAAAAGAAGGAATATTAATACCGGTAGGGCAGGCCTTGATGCAGGGCGCATCATAACAATAGAGACAGCGGTTAGACTCTTCGACCGCACCCTTGCGGCTGAGTCCCGGCTCCGCCTCGGCGAAATTGCGCATGAACATATCAGGTGTAAATGCAGTTAACGGAGAAGTGTGCTCCATCAGTTATCCCTCCCTTTGAATAATAGCCTTGGTATCCATTGATGTTATATTTATTAACATTATTACGATAATCTCCTTAAAATTCTGCTTACACTTTAGACGAAATGCTGTAAAATATACTTAAAACCTGATAAAACTGTTCACGCCCATTATATTAGGTCATGTTTCCTGACATATTATATTCAAACTATATCCATTTCGTTTTTTTGTTACATTAGACACATTGTCTAATTTCAAAAGTGTATTTTTTACGCCGGAGCCATTAGCAGGATATATAAGCGAGGGGGAAAGCATATGGATTGGGAACTTGTATTTACTGTCCGCGACGCGCTGAGACGGCCGCTGTTCGCAGAGGCCGAGATTATCGGCGGAAAAAACGGGCTGAACCGGGCAGTGCGCTGGGTGCATGTACTGGAGAGCGCCAGCTTCGAGAGTCTGATCCATGGCGAGGAGATGATTCTGACTACAGGCATGGGTGCCAGCGCGGATACCGGCGCAGCCTTGGCCTTTATGCACAATCTGATTCACAAAAATGCGGCCTGCCTGTGCATCGAGCTCGGTGCTTACTTCAGCATAATTCCGCAGGAGATGATCGACCTTGCCGGGCGCCACGATTTTCCGCTGATCGTATTCACCCGCACAGTACGCTTCGTAGACATTACACTCGATCTGCACTCCCTCATTATCAACCGCCACCACCGGATGCTTCAGGAGCTTGAGAGCATCTCCCGTGAATTCCACCGGCTAACCCTGACCTCCCAAGGCACCCTGAAGGTGCTGCAGCTGTTATGCAAAAGCACCCGCACCCAAATCGTCTACATGCAGCTGCAGGGCAAGCCTTTGTTCTTCCCTGCACTTCCCCCGGATGAGCAGCTCCCGCTGCTGGGCTTCTTCGAATCGCTGGGAGAGGAGCTTGAGGGCGTACAGCCGGACGCCGCACCTTATACCCGTGAATTCGGACACCGGATGATTGCCTTGAAGCCGGTAGGCGCGCTCGACCAGACCTGGGCATATATCATGATGGTCAGCAATCACAAGCCGCAGGAATTTGACTGCCTGCTGCTTGATTCCGCTTCCCTTTCAATCGCCCAGGAGCTGCTGCGCACCCGGTATATGGAGGAACGCAAGCTGTTCTCTGAGAATCTGTGGGTCGATGAGCTGATCAGCGGACGCATAGAGGATGATAACCGGCTCAAAGGCCTGGTCGGGCCGGACTTCAATGTCGTGAACGAGCTGAGCTACCGGGTCTGCCTGATCGAAATCGAGAACCCGCGCGATGTCAAATGGAACAGCTCGGAGAACGACTGGGAATCCATCACCTTCCACCTTTCGCTTATCATCAGATCCCTCTTCGAGAAATACTCCCTGCGGCCGCTGATCACCCTCAAGAACAACCGCCTTACTGTAATCGCACTCGACATCCAGTCCAGACTCCCCGGCAAGCTGCGGCTGCAGCAGGCGCTTGACGCACTGCAGCATATCCGGGCCGACGAAAAGCTGAAGGACCTGCAGCTCGTCACCGGAGTCAGCAAGTCCCATAAAGGCCTGAAGCAGGCGTATGCCGGCTATCAGGAAGCCGTACAATCACTGTCCCTTTACTCTTGTTATCAGAAGCCTGTGCTGTTCTATGAGGAACTGGGCGTATTCCAGCTCCTCCTCAACCTCAATGACGGCAAAACCTTGGAGAACTTTATCCGCAGCTATCTGGGCCCCCTGATTGACCATGACCAGTCCAAGGGCAGCGAGCTTATGCTGACCCTGCGCGTATTCCTCGACCATGACGGGTCCAAGCAGATTGCCGCCCGCAATCTGTTCATTGTCAGACAATCGCTATACTACCGGCTGGACAAAATCACCGAGCTGCTGGGCGAGGACTTCATGCTGCCCGAGAACCGCATCTCCATACAGGTTGCCTTGCGTGCCTACCAGCTGCTGTATCCGGAGAAGCTTACGCTCCCCAGCCCCCGTTCAGCACAGCTGTGACCGTATCAATAATGAACTGTATATCTTCATCTGTGGAGGAAAGCGGCGGCGCCAGGGTCAGTACATTATTGAAGCCGGCTACGGTATCTCCGTTCTTGCCGATTATAAGACCTTTAGCCTTGCATTCAGCAATAATGCCTTTGACAATATCCAGATCAGCAGGCTGTTTGCTGCTCTTATCCGCAACCAGCTCAATGCCGGCTATCAGCCCGAAGCTGCGGATATCCCCGACCAGCCTGTGCCCGAGCAGACCGGACAATCCGCTGTGCAGCCTCTGGCCCAGAATAGCGGCACGCTCCACCAGCTGCTCCTGCTCCAGAACCTCAAGATTACGGAGGGCCAGTGCACAGGCCGCCGGGTTGCCGCCGAAGGTATTCACATGGCGGAAATGACCATAGCCGTCACTGTTATCCTTGAAGGCTTCATAGATATCCTTGCGTACCGCAGTTGCTGACAGCGGCAGATAAGCACTGGTCAGCCCTTTGGCCATAGTGACGATGTCCGGCTTAATTCCGAAATTCTGATGGCCGAATTTACGTCCGGAGCGCCCGAAGCCGCAGATGACCTCATCCATTATCAGCAGCACGCCATATTTGCGGCAGATCTCCTGCACCCGGTCCAGATAGCTCTGTTCCGGCACAATGACGCCGCCGCCGGTAATAACCGGCTCCATGATTACTGCAGCAACCGTCTCTGCCCCCTCCCACACAATCGTGTCCTCAATGGCCTGGGCACACTGCAGATTGAACGCCTCCACAGACATGCCTGCGGGGCGGCGGTAGCTGTCCGGCGGAGCCACATGCAGGAAGCCGGCAGCGAGCGGCTCATATTTGTATTTGCGCTGCGCCTGCCCTGTTGCCGACAGCGCTCCGAGCGAGCTGCCGTGGTAGCCGCGGTAACGGGCAATGAATTTGCTCCGGTAATGCTGCCCGGTCTGCTGGTGGTATTGGCGGACGATTTTGAAGGCTGCTTCATTCGCTTCCGAGCCGCTGTTGGAGAAGAAGATCACATAGTAGCCTTCCAGCCACTCATTCAGCTTCTCGGCAAGCGCAACCGCCGGCATATGGCTCTGGGTGAGCGGAAAATAAGGCAGGCTGAGCAGCTGATTATAGGCAGCCTCGGCCAGTTCCTTACGGCCGTATCCGACATTTACGCACCATAGCCCGGACATGCCGTCCAGATATTTATTCCCGTCTATATCAGTAACCCACGACCCGCTGGCCGAAGCCGCAATCATCGGGGGACTCTGTTCACTGTAGGGTGTAATGTTATGCCATAAATAACGCTGATCCTTCTTGAGGATCGCTTCGCTCTCTTTACCCAGGCTCTGCATGACAGGCACTCCTCTCCAAATCCTGTTTTTGATTGAACGCTAATAACGTGCAGTAATCATTTTCTTGCGTGTGTAGAACTCCACGCCGTCACGCCCGTTGGCATGCAAATCACCGTAGAAGGATTTCTTGTAGCCGGAAAAAGGGAAAAAGGCCATCGGTGCTGGCACTCCGAGATTAACCCC
Proteins encoded:
- a CDS encoding NAD(P)-dependent oxidoreductase; the encoded protein is MEHTSPLTAFTPDMFMRNFAEAEPGLSRKGAVEESNRCLYCYDAPCIKACPTGINIPSFIKRIATDNLKGSAMTIMESNPVGASCARVCPTEELCEGACVLNDASAPIQIGLLQRYATDWAVNSGAQLFKAGVPNGKRVAVIGGGPAGLSAARELAREGFAVVVYEAKQLAGGLNTHGIVSFRLPQSISLWEVEQVEKLGVEIRTGVKIGVDVTAEQLRGEYDAIVLAAGMGYVPPLGIEGEKLSGVYDAIELVETTKTGIPTLELMGQRVAVIGAGNTAIDAATCSVRLGAANVKMVYRRTRSEMTAYDFEYEFAKQEGVEFSWLTLPKRIVGDELGNVTGLECVQMKLTGETGKDGRLTPMPVEGSEFIMPVDAVVIAIGQKRRTGLIESLGLEHDRGVVSIDPKTGRTSDPMIYAAGDIVFGSGNGEAMVVSAAQQGKDAAYAIVKQLSGLQDSVVGSAV
- a CDS encoding PucR family transcriptional regulator; translation: MDWELVFTVRDALRRPLFAEAEIIGGKNGLNRAVRWVHVLESASFESLIHGEEMILTTGMGASADTGAALAFMHNLIHKNAACLCIELGAYFSIIPQEMIDLAGRHDFPLIVFTRTVRFVDITLDLHSLIINRHHRMLQELESISREFHRLTLTSQGTLKVLQLLCKSTRTQIVYMQLQGKPLFFPALPPDEQLPLLGFFESLGEELEGVQPDAAPYTREFGHRMIALKPVGALDQTWAYIMMVSNHKPQEFDCLLLDSASLSIAQELLRTRYMEERKLFSENLWVDELISGRIEDDNRLKGLVGPDFNVVNELSYRVCLIEIENPRDVKWNSSENDWESITFHLSLIIRSLFEKYSLRPLITLKNNRLTVIALDIQSRLPGKLRLQQALDALQHIRADEKLKDLQLVTGVSKSHKGLKQAYAGYQEAVQSLSLYSCYQKPVLFYEELGVFQLLLNLNDGKTLENFIRSYLGPLIDHDQSKGSELMLTLRVFLDHDGSKQIAARNLFIVRQSLYYRLDKITELLGEDFMLPENRISIQVALRAYQLLYPEKLTLPSPRSAQL
- a CDS encoding aspartate aminotransferase family protein, yielding MQSLGKESEAILKKDQRYLWHNITPYSEQSPPMIAASASGSWVTDIDGNKYLDGMSGLWCVNVGYGRKELAEAAYNQLLSLPYFPLTQSHMPAVALAEKLNEWLEGYYVIFFSNSGSEANEAAFKIVRQYHQQTGQHYRSKFIARYRGYHGSSLGALSATGQAQRKYKYEPLAAGFLHVAPPDSYRRPAGMSVEAFNLQCAQAIEDTIVWEGAETVAAVIMEPVITGGGVIVPEQSYLDRVQEICRKYGVLLIMDEVICGFGRSGRKFGHQNFGIKPDIVTMAKGLTSAYLPLSATAVRKDIYEAFKDNSDGYGHFRHVNTFGGNPAACALALRNLEVLEQEQLVERAAILGQRLHSGLSGLLGHRLVGDIRSFGLIAGIELVADKSSKQPADLDIVKGIIAECKAKGLIIGKNGDTVAGFNNVLTLAPPLSSTDEDIQFIIDTVTAVLNGGWGA
- the preA gene encoding NAD-dependent dihydropyrimidine dehydrogenase subunit PreA, which gives rise to MADLRIDLAGIKSPNPFWLASAPPTNTGYQVQRAFEAGWGGAVWKTLGDPIINTSSRFAAVHFNGQRVAGFNNIELITDRPLEVNLKEIYETKKRFPDHAVIASLMVEPKREKWHEIVKRVEAVGVDGLELNFGCPHGMAERGMGAASGQQPDLVQAQTTWVKEVATTPVIVKLTPNITDITVVARHAAKGGADAISLINTINSLAGVDIHSWNTIPHVGGQGAHGGYCGPAVKPIALSMVAECARDRGVGIPISGIGGISTWQDVVEFMLMGATGIQVCTAVMHHGFRIVEEMIDGLNNYLDDKGLASVTELTGKSVPKYSNWGDLDLNYKVVARINEDNCINCNKCHIACEDASHQCIDMLTNADGKAVLQVREEDCVGCNLCSIVCPADGAIDMIALDSGAAPMTWNQRQQVISTLNGSYSEAEVV